One window of the Colletotrichum lupini chromosome 9, complete sequence genome contains the following:
- a CDS encoding clathrin-coated vesicle protein: MFSSALKSISSTNITANYSISSTQTSSAGPWKIYDCKKKSTGKPYSVFVFDKKGLDNHGSSLGRSSASAFKRATEEVIERLKKEASSLAKLRHPSVLELVEPVEETRGGGLQFVTEAVTGSLAALLQEKDDQERSGGVGGRSSRYVTEDSDGVRRRRELEIDELEIQKGLLQISKALEFLHENAGLVHGNLTPDAIIVNAKSDWKISGLAFCAPSEGSNKPTSFQPISLSEVLNPDPRLPRFVQLNLDYTSPDFVIDNNFTHFADMFSLGLLAVALYNSPHQSPIEAHGSLSTYKRTFASSSTVPSATNQFLSSRPLPKELVQHVLPRLITRRPAQRLTAKEFQESEYFNNVLVSTIRFLDAFPAKTPNEKAQFMRGLVKVMPSFPKTVMEKKLLPALLEEMKDKDLIALILQNVFTIVDLLPSARRVFAEKVRPALKATFAPPPKKDQAPERDPTKDAGLMVVLEHMSTICNNCNGKEFTDAIEAPTPAVVDAALRGLPSILPVLDFSTIKNELFPVIAAVFSKTSSLAIKVRGCQAFVVLCGGTSDAEDDGLDAFGTSKKKSTSSSSMLDKYTMQEKIIPLIKAIKTKEPAVMMAAHGVLRVVGEAADAEFVAIDILPILWHMSLGPLLNLKQFQSFMDLIKKLSKRVEDEQTRKLQELSGTNGSTAGANEDFMAFGGVSGTSFDASNGATEDDFESLVKGKTTRTSTSDAFSSWEETPAAAARVTSPAPGSRSATPAFAWSTPSPTQTAPPPAPKPQPSFRTVTPDMGSFQTMTPTSTQFSKPLQPTSPMSQPAAQPSSSINWSTASAATSNPWSSSSTSTPAFSAGNSMSPPPSSAFGGMTTPMSNMSLGGQRPGMSQSSSFSLPPPPAGNSTGGFSGSSG, translated from the exons ATGTTCTCCTCGGCACTCAAGTCGATATCATCGACCAACATCACTGCGAACTACTCCATCTCCTCGACCCAGACCTCGTCCGCCGGCCCATGGAAGATTTATGACTGCAAGAAGAAGTCTACCGGAAAACCATACAGCGTATTTGTGTTTGACAAGAAGGGACTCGACAACCATGGAAGCAGTCTAGGCAGATCAAGCGCGTCCGCCTTCAAGCGAGCCACTGAGGAGGTTATCGAGCGCCTGAAGAAGGAAGCCTCCAGCTTGGCGAAGCTGAGACACCCGAGCGTTCTAGAGCTCGTCGAGCCAGTGGAAGAAACAAGAGGTGGTGGACTACAATTCGTCACGGAAGCTGTCACGGGCTCTCTGGCGGCTCTGCTGCAAGAGAAGGACGACCAGGAACGGAGTGGTGGGGTTGGCGGTCGGTCGAGTCGTTATGTCACCGAAGATTCTGATGGTGTGCGCCGGCGGCGCGAGTTGGAGATTGACGAGCTCGAGATCCAGAAGGGTCTCTTGCAAATCAGCAAAGCTCTGGAGTTCTTACACGAGAACGCTGGGTTGGTGCACGGAAACCTGACACCAGACGCCATCATCGTGAACGCCAAG TCCGATTGGAAAATCAGTGGTCTCGCTTTCTGCGCGCCGTCAGAGGGGTCCAACAAGCCGACCTCCTTTCAACCCATCAGCCTGTCAGAGGTGCTCAACCCAGACCCTCGACTGCCTCGTTTTGTGCAGCTGAACCTCGACTACACCTCTCCCGACTTTGTCATTGACAACAACTTTACCCACTTTGCCGACATGTTCTCATTAGGTCTCCTAGCCGTGGCCCTTTACAACTCACCACATCAGTCTCCCATCGAAGCTCACGGCAGCTTATCAACATACAAGAGAACATTCGCCTCGTCATCCACAGTACCGTCTGCTACCAACCAATTCTTATCATCACGACCTTTACCCAAGGAGCTGGTTCAACATGTTTTGCCGCGCCTGATAACACGACGACCTGCTCAGCGCCTCACAGCAAAGGAATTTCAAGAAAGTGAATACTTCAACAACGTGCTTGTTTCGACAATCAGGTTTTTGGACGCTTTCCCAGCAAAGACTCCAAACGAGAAGGCTCAGTTCATGAGGGGACTAGTCAAGGTTATGCCTTCATTCCCCAAGACTGTTATGGAGAAGAAGTTATTACCAGCGTTGCTTGAAGAGATGAAAGACAAGGATCTTATAGCGTTGATTCTTCAAAACGTCTTCACCATCGTtgatttactaccctctgcGAGGAGGGTGTTTGCCGAAAAAGTACGGCCAGCATTGAAAGCAACATTTGCCCCACCCCCGAAGAAGGACCAGGCTCCTGAGAGGGACCCGACGAAGGATGCTGGGTTGATGGTTGTGCTCGAACACATGTCTACAATCTGCAACAACTGCAATGGCAAGGAGTTCACTGATG CAATCGAAGCACCAACACCGGCCGTTGTTGACGCGGCCCTGAGAGGTCTACCTTCTATTCTACCAGTTCTCGACTTTAGCACCATCAAGAATGAGCTATTCCCAGTCATTGCGGCCGTGTTTAGCAAAACGAGTAGTTTGGCCATCAAGGTGCGCGGCTGCCAAGCATTCGTCGTCCTGTGTGGCGGAACATCCGACGCGGAAGACGATGGCCTCGATGCTTTCGGTACTTCAAAGAAGAAATCAACTTCGTCCTCTAGCATGCTGGATAAATACACCATGCAGGAGAAGATCATCCCGTTGATCAAGGCTATCAAAACGAAAGAGCCTGCGGTCATGATGGCAGCCCACGGCGTTCTGCGAGTTGTAGGTGAAGCAGCCGATGCCGAGTTTGTGGCGATTGACATCCTTCCCATTCTGTGGCATATGAGTCTCGGCCCTTTGCTCAATCTCAAACAGTTCCAGAGCTTCATGGACCTTATCAAGAAGTTATCCAAAAGAGTGGAAGACGAACAGACTAGGAAGTTGCAAGAGCTCTCTGGTACCAACGGCAGCACTGCCGGGGCTAATGAGGACTTCATGGCCTTTGGCGGCGTCAGTGGGACCTCTTTTGATGCCTCCAATGGAGCGACAGAAGACGATTTTGAGAGCCTTGTCAAGGGCAAAACGACACGAACGTCAACTTCGGATGCATTCTCTAGCTGGGAAGAGACACCCGCTGCGGCAGCCAGAGTTACCTCGCCCGCGCCCGGGAGTAGGTCAGCAACTCCGGCCTTTGCGTGGTCAACTCCGAGTCCTACTCAGACAGCACCACCTCCAGCGCCTAAGCCTCAACCTAGTTTCCGGACGGTGACGCCTGACATGGGTTCTTTCCAAACCATGACTCCAACATCGACTCAATTCTCTAAACCTCTGCAGCCAACTTCGCCAATGTCGCAGCCAGCCGCACAGCCCAGCTCATCCATCAACTGGTCCACGGCGTCGGCAGCAACTTCTAATCCgtggtcgtcgtcgtcaacaTCAACGCCGGCCTTCTCGGCCGGTAACTCCATGTCGCCACCTCCGAGCTCCGCTTTTGGTGGAATGACTACGCCCATGTCCAACATGTCGCTCGGTGGGCAAAGACCAGGCATGTCACAGTCATCTTCGTTTTCCCTGCCGCCACCGCCCGCCGGTAATTCGACGGGTGGCTTTTCCGGATCTTCCGG CTAG
- a CDS encoding branched-chain amino acid aminotransferase gives MMRQFFPRAAGALRVPRSSPRLATAWQSARLYSVKPAAASAAKPLGLDASKLTIEKTKTPGTLGNPEELVFGRKFTDHMLTIEWNQEQGWLDPKIVPYQNLSLDPATCVFHYAFECFEGMKAYKDKSGQVRLFRPDKNMARLNKSAARIALPTFEPTSLIELISKFVNLDKHYIPDERGYSLYLRPTMIGTQKTLGVGPPGSALLYVIASPVGPYYPTGFKAVSLEATDYAVRAWPGGVGDKKLGANYAPCIVPQLEAASRGHQQNLWLFGEEEYVTEVGTMNMFAAIKNKETGQKELVTAPLDGTILEGVTRDSVLSLARERLVPEGWMVSERKYTMKELDEAAEEGRLIEAFGAGTAAIVSPIRTIAWKGKSINCGLTEAEESGEITLRIKGWMEARQYGDEEHEWSYIAPDVAA, from the exons ATGATGCGCCAGTTCTTCCCCCGCGCCGCCGGCGCTCTCAGAGTCCCCCGCAGCTCTCCCAGATTAGCCACCGCATGGCAATCAGCAAGACTCTACAGCGTCaagcccgccgccgcctctgcGGCCAAGCCTCTGGGCCTCGATGCCTCAAAACTCACCATTGAGAAGACAAAGACTCCCGGAACGCTGGGCAACCCCGAGGAGCTTGTCTTCGGCCGCAAGTTCACTG ACCACATGCTCACCATTGAGTGGAATCAAGAACAGGGCTGGCTCGATCCCAAGATCGTCCCCTACCAGAACCTCTCCCTCGACCCCGCGACCTGCGTCTTCCACTACGCCTTTGAGTGCTTCGAGGGCATGAAGGCCTACAAGGACAAGTCCGGCCAGGTCAGGCTCTTCCGCCCCGACAAGAACATGGCCCGCCTCAACAAGTCCGCCGCCCGCATCGCCCTGCCCACCTTCGAGCCCACCTCCCTCATCGAGCTCATCTCCAAATTCGTCAACCTCGACAAGCACTACATCCCCGACGAGCGCGGCTACTCCCTCTACCTCCGCCCAACCATGATCGGCACCCAAAAGACCCTCGGCGTCGGTCCCCCCGGCTCCGCCCTGCTCTATGTCATCGCCTCCCCCGTCGGCCCCTACTACCCCACCGGCTTCAAGGCCGTCTCCCTCGAGGCCACCGACTACGCCGTCCGCGCCTGGCCCGGCGGCGTCGGCGACAAGAAGCTCGGCGCCAACTACGCCCCTTGCATCGTGCCCCAGCTCGAGGCCGCCAGCCGCGGCCACCAGCAAAACCTGTGGCTCTTTGGCGAGGAGGAGTACGTCACCGAGGTCGGCACCATGAACATGTTCGCCGCCATCAAGAACAAGGAGACAGGCCAAAAGGAGCTCGTCACCGCCCCTCTCGACGGCACCATCCTCGAGGGCGTCACGCGTGATTCCGTCCTGTCCCTCGCCCGCGAGAGACTCGTGCCCGAGGGCTGGATGGTCTCGGAGCGCAAGTACACCATGAAGGAGCTCGACGAGGCGGCCGAGGAAGGCCGCCTCATTGAGGCCTTTGGTGCCGGTACCGCTGCCATTGTCAGCCCTATCCGCACCATTGCCTGGAAGGGCAAGTCCATCAACTGCGGTCTCACCGAGGCCGAGGAGTCTGGCGAGATCACCCTGAGAATTAAGGGCTGGATGGAGGCAAGACAGTATGGCGACGAGGAGCACGAGTGGAGCTACATTGCTCCGGATGTTGCTGCATAA
- a CDS encoding DNA replication factor Dna2, which yields MNGNIEYKYTDRDIAFRSTQHANARHSARRRSRSLVFGTREAEPADMPLKKSYSEHVGLPSKNRSWQRSKSNPVNAQTSRPLAPVSDKTKNKLNQFQFQTGVKAETAVQENGTATEDWVCQSRDDIAITPSTKLSWHDLMASNAPKEEKTQTSPTERILWNNERDKNDLNYAAALSPMMHRKGRKRARSSSPISSPAQNEKPTTPAVNVKKLSEALKSPHADPTLELWDRFSLSSNGNVTPLGLTNPTLANLMFSSSPRNVKTAPVQAGDSSLRRAISCGLNWPKRRRVERSDAPSFTSTLTRETTDSSKNSLVTALLDTVTGSMQEDSPPEDFDPFIDQDMESPSLKKRKTNASRPTSLSPSRKTTRAPNLQAAENASDVGVAQDLGLERQTKAASAESEYGDVDFDDFDEFDDDTFLELEASISLSNSKQEARPSTPTPAPVSVQPTKQSSTGLEDEFGDLDDDIFEAAEDILESAVATASQLPASAKTHLDATSVPVPRQDDLDDAFGDDFGGDFDFDAAELAATQSVQKPQASPAEATNQKPKAIQRYLVTNVLENEYTDQRGLSRLEKILIIQAEGSKAMKTIHLRGDWFETPAHAKAYVHVIGTFSASGQCIIDDSHNILILHPDQLVSATVVADSFSCMRRAVLQDRVKATSEATAPLVYGTMLHEIFQEALMANQWDLRYLSGVIDRVMEKHIEDLYKIKVSTSIAREHLQSKMTELSCWATAFVASQPNVDAVVLDRNGKKANMCVSKLLDVEEHVWSPMYGLKGNIDATVQITLRDGKDTKTLTVPFEVKTGKHANSNHMAQTALYNLLLSDRYDLNIVYGILYYMETSQTMRIPTIRHELRHMIMQRNQLACHIRERSVQLPPMKRSKNMCGKCYAKTSCFIYHKLADDGDGETSGMDKQFDEVVKHLTPKHQKFFLKWENLLTKEEKETQKLKRELWTMVSKDREKVGRCHSDVIIEEGSTSEDLGTSKINRFNYTFVKRIATPGHSFLESQLNVGEPIVVSDEQGHFALALGYVTSVRKQRISVAVDRRLHNARIKQPGFDENDNQVFASIMEVAPEGCTADQSQGKIKEAPIRYRLDKDEFSNGMATVRNNLVQIMAEGVFGSREIRRAVVDLVPPRFKAAPTQYVVADRESLNVDQHRAIEKVMSAQDYALVLGMPGTGKTTTIAHIIRALVSQGKSVLLTSYTHTAVDNILLKLKNDQTPVLRLGAPAKVHPEVQQFAILAGQPMNSFEQIKEAWHDTPIVATTCLGVGHALFNERTFDYCIVDEASQITLPICLGPIRMAKTFVLVGDHNQLPPLVQNEEAREGGLDVSLFKLLSDTHPDSVVNLEHQYRMCEDIMTLSNTLIYKGRLRCGTEELRFKKLDVPNMNALKSLHYDSASTLRLGTPKSVCTSINQNCCWLRDLLDSEARVRFVNTDTIQPLTREEAKGNRIVNPAEARIVVQLVEGLLTIGVPDGEIGVMTHYRSQLSLLKHGLRGHVGVEMHTADRFQGRDKDVVILSLVRSNESCSIGELLKDWRRINVAFTRAKTKLLVVGSKSTLKGSGKDEMLSKFIGLMEEKDWIYDLPPDALDNHYFDDTATQLTASGVSPMKVKKNTSPRKGVSPRKAPKLAMGKENLGTGPKRARIGEKVLMKDKVILRDILNDMTNGAY from the exons ATGAATGGGAACATTGA GTATAAATACACGGACAGGGACATTGCCTTCCGCTCCACACAACATGCGAATGCAAGACATTCCGCA CGACGACGTTCACGATCTCTTGTTTTTGGCACTCGAGAAGCCGAACCCGCCGATATGCCTCTCAAGAAGTCATACTCGGAACACGTTGGTCTCCCATCGAAG AACCGCTCGTGGCAACGTTCGAAGAGCAATCCAGTGAATGCCCAAACATCTCGACCTTTGGCACCCGTCTCCGACAAAACgaaaaataagctaaatcAATTCCAATTCCAGACTGGAGTCAAGGCAGAGACTGCCGTGCAGGAAAATGGCACCGCGACGGAAGATTGGGTTTGCCAATCCCGAGACGATATCGCTATCACCCCATCGACGAAGCTGAGCTGGCACGACCTGATGGCGTCGAACGCTCCCAAGGAAGAGAAAACACAAACATCTCCTACCGAACGAATCTTGTGGAACAATGAGAGGGACAAGAACGACTTAAACTACGCTGCTGCCCTTTCGCCAATGATGCATAGGAAAGGCCGTAAACGGGCCAGGAGCTCGTCGCCCATATCATCCCCCGCACAAAACGAAAAGCCTACCACGCCTGCTGTCAATGTGAAGAAGCTTAGTGAGGCATTGAAATCGCCACATGCAGACCCGACCTTGGAACTCTGGGATCGATTCTCCCTTAGCAGCAATGGAAATGTTACGCCACTCGGTCTTACGAACCCCACGCTCGCCAATCTCATGTTCTCTTCATCACCACGGAATGTCAAGACGGCACCTGTACAGGCAGGTGACAGCAGCCTACGAAGAGCAATCAGTTGCGGCCTCAACTGGCCAAAGAGGAGAAGAGTTGAACGCTCGGATGCGCCCTCGTTTACTAGCACATTGACGCGGGAGACGACCGATAGTTCAAAGAACTCACTCGTAACAGCTCTGCTGGACACTGTTACGGGAAGCATGCAAGAAGATAGCCCACCGGAGGATTTCGATCCATTCATCGACCAGGACATGGAGTCCCCGTCTCTTAAGAAGAGAAAGACCAACGCATCGAGGCCGACATCGCTCTCACCGTCGAGGAAAACAACCCGAGCCCCGAACCTACAGGCTGCGGAAAATGCTTCTGATGTCGGTGTCGCCCAGGATCTAGGTCTGGAACGGCAAACGAAAGCGGCTTCGGCGGAGTCTGAATACGGAGACGTTGACTTCGACGACTTTGACGAGTTTGATGACGACACCTTTCTCGAGCTCGAAGCAAGCATCAGTCTATCAAACTCCAAACAAGAGGCGAGGCCAAGCACTCCTACTCCCGCACCTGTTTCTGTGCAACCCACCAAGCAGAGCAGCACTGGCTTGGAGGACGAGTTCGGTGACTTGGACGATGATATTTTCGAGGCTGCCGAAGATATTTTGGAAAGCGCAGTAGCGACGGCCTCCCAATTGCCGGCGTCTGCAAAAACGCATCTTGACGCAACAAGTGTACCTGTCCCTAGACAAGACGACTTGGACGATGCCTTTGGAGACGACTTTGGAGGAGACTTCGACTTCGATGCGGCAGAGCTCGCTGCGACTCAATCGGTCCAGAAGCCACAAGCCTCGCCGGCGGAAGCT ACAAACCAAAAGCCCAAAGCTATCCAGCGATATCTGGTGACCAATGTCCTAGAAAACGAATACACTGACCAGCGCGGGCTTTCTCGATTAGAGAAG ATTCTCATCATTCAAGCGGAAGGTAGCAAGGCCATGAAAACGATCCACCTTCGAGGTGATTGGTTCGAGACGCCGGCACACGCAAAGGCATATGTGCATGTTATCGGAACGTTTTCAGCCAGTGGACAATGCATCATTGATGATTCTCACAATATCTTGATCCTACACCCTGATCAGTTGGTTTCGGCCACCGTCGTGGCTGATTCATTTAGCTGTATGCGCCGAGCAGTACTACAGGACCGCGTCAAAGCGACTAGCGAGGCTACTGCTCCCTTGGTGTACGGAACGATGTTGCATGAAATCTTTCAAGAGGCTCTGATGGCGAATCAATGGGACCTTCGGTACCTCAGTGGTGTCATTGACAGAGTCATGGAGAAGCACATTGAGGACTTGTACAAGATCAAAGTCAGCACCAGCATCGCTAGGGAACATCTCCAGTCGAAGATGACGGAGTTGAGCTGCTGGGCCACGGCTTTTGTAGCCTCTCAGCCGAAT GTCGATGCTGTTGTCCTCGACCGCAATGGCAAGAAAGCCAACATGTGCGTCAGCAAACTGCTCGATGTCGAGGAACATGTTTGGTCGCCCATGTACGGACTGAAGGGCAACATCGATGCTACCGTTCAAATCACCTTGCGGGACGGCAAGGATACCAAAACGCTGACAGTCCCATTCGAAGTCAAAACGGGCAAACATGCCAACAGCAATCACATGGCGCAGACTGCGCTCTATAACCTGTTGCTTTCCGATCGTTACGATTTGAACATCGTTTATGGCATTCTCTACTACATGGAAACGTCGCAAACAATGCGCATTCCCACCATCCGACACGAGCTACGCCATATGATCATGCAGCGAAATCAACTAGCCTGTCATATTCGAGAGCGGAGTGTTCAGCTGCCTCCTATGAAGAGGAGCAAGAACATGTGTGGAAAGTGCTATGCGAAGACGTCTTGCTTCATTTACCACAAGCTCGCCGACGACGGCGATGGAGAGACGAGTGGCATGGACAAGCAATTCGACGAGGTTGTCAAGCACCTTACGCCAAAGCACCAAAAGTTCTTCCTCAAATGGGAGAATCTGTTGACGAAAGAGGAGAAAGAGACACAGAAGCTGAAGAGAGAACTCTGGACGATGGTCAGCAAGGACCGAGAGAAAGTGGGAAGATGCCATTCCGACGTCATCATTGAAGAGGGCTCAACGTCTGAGGACTTGGGCACCTCCAAGATCAACCGGTTCAACTACACGTTCGTGAAGCGAATTGCAACTCCAGGCCATTCTTTCCTAGAGTCACAGTTGAATGTTGGAGAACCTATAGTTGTTTCCGATGAACAGGGCCACTTTGCTCTCGCCTTGGGCTACGTTACTTCTGTCCGAAAACAGAGAATCAGCGTAGCAGTCGACCGACGCCTACACAACGCTCGCATCAAACAGCCTGGCTTTGACGAAAACGACAACCAGGTTTTTGCTAGCATCATGGAGGTCGCCCCTGAGGGCTGCACCGCGGATCAATCTCAGGGCAAGATCAAGGAAGCGCCAATCCGCTATCGTCTTGATAAGGACGAGTTCAGCAATGGCATGGCCACAGTCCGAAACAACCTTGTACAGATCATGGCGGAAGGCGTCTTCGGGTCTCGAGAGATCCGCCGCGCTGTGGTGGATTTGGTACCCCCGAGATTCAAAGCAGCACCCACGCAATACGTTGTAGCCGATCGGGAATCTCTGAATGTCGACCAGCATCGAGCGATCGAGAAGGTGATGAGTGCACAAGACTATGCGCTAGTTCTTGGCATGCCTGGCACGGGGAAAACGACCACCATTGCACACATCATTCGGGCCTTGGTCTCTCAGGGCAAAAGCGTCCTTCTTACTTCTTACACACACACTGCAGTCGACAACATTCTCCTGAAGCTAAAGAATGACCAAACCCCGGTTCTCAGACTTGGCGCTCCAGCTAAGGTCCACCCGGAAGTCCAGCAATTTGCTATCCTAGCTGGTCAACCTATGAACTCTTTTGAGCAGATTAAGGAGGCGTGGCACGACACGCCCATCGTTGCCACCACTTGTCTCGGCGTTGGCCATGCTCTTTTCAACGAACGCACCTTCGACTACTGCATTGTTGATGAGGCCTCTCAAATCACGCTGCCTATTTGTCTTGGACCAATCAGGATGGCGAAGACGTTTGTACTTGTTGGTGATCACAATCAGCTTCCTCCTCTAGTCCAAAATGAAGAGGCCCGAGAAGGCGGGCTTGATGTGAGCTTGTTCAAGCTTCTCTCCGACACCCATCCGGATTCGGTGGTCAACTTGGAGCACCAATACCGTATGTGCGAGGATATCATGACTCTCAGCAACACTTTGATCTACAAAGGGAGACTGCGGTGTGGTACTGAGGAACTTCGGTTCAAGAAACTTGATGTGCCCAACATGAATGCGCTGAAGAGCCTTCACTACGATTCGGCATCGACGCTCAGACTAGGGACCCCGAAGTCTGTATGCACTTCCATCAACCAAAACTGCTGCTGGCTCCGAGACTTGCTGGACAGCGAGGCTCGAGTCAGGTTTGTCAACACTGATACCATTCAGCCCCTTACGAGAGAAGAGGCAAAGGGCAATCGGATTGTCAACCCGGCTGAAGCACGTATTGTAGTTCAACTCGTCGAGGGCCTGCTTACAATAGGTGTACCCGATGGGGAGATCGGAGTGATGACGCACTACCGCTCTCAACTATCTCTGCTTAAGCATGGCCTTCGCGGACATGTGGGCGTGGAAATGCACACCGCCGACCGATTTCAAGGACGAGACAAGGATGTCGTAATTCTCTCCTTGGTTCGGAGTAATGAGAGCTGCAGCATTGGTGAACTCTTGAAGGATTGGCGACGTATCAACGTTGCATTCACTCGCGCCAAAACCAAGCTACTCGTAGTCGGAAGCAAGAGCACCTTGAAGGGTAGCGGAAAGGACGAAATGCTCAGCAAGTTTATCGGCCTCATGGAAGAGAAGGATTGGATATACGACTTGCCGCCTGACGCATTGGATAACCACTATTTTGACGACACGGCGACGCAGTTAACAGCCAGTGGCGTGTCTCCGATGAAAGTGAAGAAGAACACCAGTCCGAGAAAGGGCGTCAGCCCAAGAAAGGCCCCAAAGCTAGCCATGGGGAAAGAAAACCTTGGAACGGGGCCTAAGCGGGCGAGAATTGGAGAGAAGGTACTTATGAAGGATAAAGTCATTCTCAGGGATATACTTAACGATATGACGAACGGTGCTTATTGA
- a CDS encoding NADH:ubiquinone oxidoreductase 11.6kD subunit: protein MTAIRPTAAIRAARAIKTSAAAAPTTRAFSVTARRAGGGSDFDPPSGWLWGVKPGEKYEKEGWETPFYTLFCGGIIATGVVLAFKPDTSLDTWALEEARRRLEKEGILPDPEK, encoded by the exons ATGACGGCGATACGACCGACCGCGGCCATCCGCGCCGCCCGCGCCATCAAGACCTCTGCGGCCGCTGCCCCGACTACGAGGGCTTTCTCCGTGACGGCCCGTCGCGCTGGTGGCGGTTCCGACTTTGATCCCCCTTCCGGCTGGCTCTGGGGCGTCAAGCCCGGTGAGAAGTACGAGAAGGAGGGCTGGGAGACGCCTTTCTACACCCTGTTCTGCGGAGGCATCATCGCCACTGGCGTTGTCCTTGCTTTCAAGCCTGATACTTC ACTCGATACCTGGGCCCTCGAGGAGGCCAGGCGGAGATTAGAAAAGGAGGGCATCCTGCCGGACCCCGAGAAGTGA